A genomic stretch from Marinobacter fonticola includes:
- a CDS encoding DUF1428 domain-containing protein, with amino-acid sequence MSYVDGFVVAVAAENKEDYIRVAKEAAGIFKDHGALQVVECWEDDVPEGKVTSFPMAVQRKDGEKVVFSWILWPDRAARDEGMKKSMEDSRMNMDMSQMPFDGQRMIFGGFEKMLDL; translated from the coding sequence ATGTCTTATGTTGATGGTTTTGTCGTTGCCGTTGCCGCCGAAAACAAAGAGGACTATATCCGGGTTGCCAAGGAAGCCGCCGGAATCTTTAAAGACCACGGTGCGCTACAGGTGGTCGAGTGCTGGGAGGACGACGTGCCCGAAGGCAAGGTGACCTCATTTCCTATGGCGGTCCAGCGTAAGGATGGGGAAAAGGTGGTTTTCTCCTGGATTCTCTGGCCAGACCGCGCCGCCCGCGACGAGGGCATGAAGAAATCCATGGAAGACAGCCGCATGAATATGGACATGAGCCAGATGCCATTCGATGGTCAACGGATGATTTTTGGTGGTTTTGAGAAGATGCTGGATCTCTGA
- a CDS encoding 5'/3'-nucleotidase SurE, with the protein MKLKTITPWALMGGMLISGQATALNILLTNDDSWETDNIQLLFGALQAAGHSVIMSAPCTGQSGKGGALGFLEPVSVDVSKAGQQQYCVGDTDETVAFEDFTEGTPVMAVLHGLDVVAPKVWGAVPDLVISGPNEGNNLGYMNNNSGTLGAAMISIARGIPAIAVSAADGDATKAVTVAKIVVDVVDQLEASRAAGEALLPAFTGLNVNTPSDVANHLGYRFTDVAWNAGGHDAMFVEDMSGNETMMSYVARNIMASDSSLTEEQALAMAKAAYAGAAGVSFSSGLVDDDSDNAEGKLVNEGYVTISTIDAHVQASRAKVALTAQKLNGLTE; encoded by the coding sequence ATGAAACTGAAGACAATCACCCCCTGGGCGCTTATGGGTGGCATGCTGATCAGCGGCCAAGCCACTGCACTCAACATCCTGCTCACTAACGACGACAGCTGGGAGACGGACAATATCCAGCTCCTTTTCGGCGCCCTGCAGGCGGCTGGCCATAGCGTGATCATGTCCGCCCCCTGCACCGGCCAAAGCGGAAAGGGCGGCGCCTTGGGCTTCCTCGAGCCAGTGTCGGTGGACGTCAGTAAAGCAGGCCAGCAGCAATACTGCGTCGGCGACACCGACGAGACCGTGGCTTTCGAGGACTTCACCGAGGGCACCCCGGTGATGGCCGTGCTGCATGGCCTCGACGTGGTGGCGCCAAAGGTCTGGGGCGCGGTACCGGACCTGGTGATTTCCGGACCCAACGAAGGCAACAACCTGGGTTACATGAACAACAACTCCGGCACTCTGGGTGCCGCCATGATCAGCATCGCCCGGGGCATTCCGGCGATCGCCGTAAGCGCGGCAGACGGTGATGCCACCAAGGCTGTAACAGTGGCCAAGATTGTCGTTGACGTTGTCGACCAGCTCGAAGCCAGTCGCGCCGCTGGCGAGGCCCTGTTACCAGCGTTCACCGGCCTCAACGTCAACACACCGAGCGATGTGGCCAACCACCTGGGTTACCGCTTCACCGACGTCGCCTGGAATGCCGGCGGTCACGACGCCATGTTCGTTGAGGATATGTCCGGAAACGAAACGATGATGAGCTACGTCGCTCGCAACATCATGGCATCCGATAGTTCGTTGACTGAAGAACAGGCGCTTGCAATGGCGAAAGCAGCCTATGCCGGGGCTGCCGGAGTTTCCTTCTCCAGCGGCCTGGTAGACGACGACAGCGACAACGCCGAAGGCAAACTGGTGAATGAAGGCTATGTCACCATCAGCACTATCGACGCCCACGTTCAGGCCAGTCGTGCCAAAGTGGCCCTGACGGCACAGAAACTCAACGGGCTGACGGAGTAA
- a CDS encoding EF-hand domain-containing protein, which produces MLKVIVTAVVVSAFCVPGAWAQSGDSSPRDHFQTLDKDGDGALNEEELSAFGAPSAGSQTGNEESDRGQRVMNMYDNNGDGEVTPDEFDDPREGQRQWQCTDCPTGVEKREKVRDQMDDS; this is translated from the coding sequence ATGCTCAAAGTTATCGTAACGGCGGTAGTGGTTTCAGCCTTTTGTGTACCGGGTGCCTGGGCGCAGAGTGGGGATTCGTCCCCGCGTGACCATTTTCAGACGCTCGACAAGGACGGCGACGGCGCACTCAATGAGGAAGAGCTGAGCGCCTTTGGCGCGCCATCGGCGGGCTCTCAGACCGGTAATGAAGAAAGCGACCGGGGACAGCGAGTCATGAACATGTATGACAATAATGGCGATGGCGAGGTGACGCCGGACGAATTCGACGATCCCCGGGAGGGGCAGCGCCAGTGGCAATGCACGGATTGCCCGACTGGCGTCGAGAAGCGCGAAAAAGTTCGGGATCAGATGGACGACTCTTGA
- a CDS encoding DUF2164 domain-containing protein → METFRFSDEEKSQVVQKVKRYFQQEMDQDIGGFDAEFLIDFFADEIGAYFYNRGLYDAQAVFTRKMHDLDDEVLALERPTEFSK, encoded by the coding sequence ATGGAGACGTTTCGTTTTTCAGACGAAGAAAAAAGCCAGGTCGTACAAAAGGTCAAACGCTACTTTCAGCAAGAGATGGACCAGGACATTGGCGGTTTCGACGCCGAGTTCCTGATTGATTTTTTTGCTGACGAAATCGGGGCTTATTTTTATAACCGCGGGCTCTACGACGCCCAGGCGGTTTTCACTCGAAAAATGCATGATCTGGACGACGAAGTCCTGGCCCTGGAGCGGCCGACCGAATTCAGCAAGTAG
- a CDS encoding gamma-glutamylcyclotransferase produces MSFRRLTARVASARFVAVAALPEHALRFHKMGLKDRSGKCDAAHTGDSEDRVIGVVFEISATDKRRLDRIEGLGFGYREKEAEVVAENGERFNVRLYVARHIDPSWKPYHWYKNHVLTGARENGLPAGYIARIEAVESVTDRDHKRCEREFSIYRQ; encoded by the coding sequence ATGTCCTTTCGCCGCCTGACCGCGCGGGTCGCGTCGGCTCGGTTCGTGGCGGTGGCGGCTTTACCCGAACACGCTCTACGGTTCCACAAGATGGGCCTCAAGGACCGCTCCGGTAAATGCGATGCCGCCCATACCGGTGATTCCGAGGATCGGGTTATCGGCGTCGTGTTCGAAATTTCGGCGACAGACAAGCGGCGTCTGGATCGCATTGAGGGGCTGGGCTTTGGCTATCGGGAGAAAGAGGCGGAGGTCGTCGCTGAGAATGGCGAACGGTTTAATGTACGTCTCTACGTCGCGCGCCATATCGACCCGTCCTGGAAACCCTACCATTGGTACAAGAACCACGTGCTGACCGGAGCGCGGGAGAATGGGCTGCCTGCCGGCTACATTGCCCGCATCGAGGCTGTCGAATCCGTGACGGATCGCGATCATAAGCGCTGCGAGCGGGAGTTTTCTATCTATCGCCAATAA